TATACTCTACAACATATGTCTTGTAAATGGAGAATATCTGTATTTGACTGCTATGTAACGGGACAGCTATTATACCATTTTCTCATCATTcacaacatataaaaataatctaTATATTTGTCCTTCCCGCAGTGGCTCACTGCCATAACAGAATTATGTATTTCCTCTTAAAGAtaatgtaccggcctcggtggtgtcgtactgttaagccatcggacataagactggtaggtattgggtttgcagcccggtaccgactcccacccagagcgaggtttaacaactcaatgagtgagtgctcagtgggtaggtgtaaaccacttgcgctgaacagtgatccataactggttcaacaatggccatggtttgtgttatcctgcctgtgggaagcgcaaataaaagatcccttgctgctaatcggaaagagtagcccatgtagtggcgacagcaagtttcctttcaaaatctgtgtggtccttaaccatatgtctgacgccatataaccgtaaataaaatgtgttgagtgcgtcgttaactaaaacatttctttcttgttctttcattataaacaaataaataaatactcggCAATGAGaattgtgttatttgtttcCTAGACAatgccatgtacatgtatactggtaCTGGCGGAAAGAGCTACCACTTGGCATTCCTCctcacaacctttgatataccagttgtggtgcactggctccttcggtgtgtccattgggctatttctcgttccagccaatgcaccacaagtggtatattaaaggccgtgagttgtgtcatcctgtctgggatggtgcacataaagatccctttctactaatggaaaattgcaGTGGTTTTCATCTCTAAACCTCTGACAAAATTaccatccaatagcccatggttaataaatcagtgtgctctagtgatgtcgttaaacaaaacaaactttaaactttggtacaccggctggaacgagaaatagcccaatgggcccatttacgtggattgatcccagaccgtgtatcaggcgagtgctataccactgagctacgtcactCCCCCAGTTGCTACATTTACTATGTAGGCCTACGGGGCGGGACGGAGTCTAGTGGTAAAAGCGTAcatctgatgcacggtcggtctaggatcgatcaccgtcggtgggcccgttgggctctttctcgttccagccagtgaaccacgactggtatatcaaaggctgcggtatgtgctatcatgtctgtgggatggtgcatataaaaaatcccttgctactaatgggaacatgtagcggtttcctctctatgactgtgtccaaattaccatatgtttgacatccaatagccgatgattaatatatcaagagggcgggacgtagcccagtggtaaagcgctcattcgatgcagcgggttttctcaatatgtgtggtctgacgccatatgaccgtaaataaaatgtgttgagtgcgtcgttaaataaaatatttccttccttcctttttgatgcacggtcggtctaggatcgatccccgtcagtgggtccattgggctatttctcgttccagacagtgtaccacgactggtatatcaaaggccgtggtatgtactacccagtctgtgggatggtgcatataaaagatcccttgctgctaatcgaaaagagtagcccatgaagtggcgacagcaggtttcctctcaagatctatgtggtccttaaccatctatctgacgccatataaccgtaaataaaatgtgttgagtgtgtcgttaaataaaacatttttttctttctttaatatatcaatgtgctttagtggtgttgttaaaaagaaaatgttttcttctgtATGCCTACATGGCCGGATCTATGACGGGGTTGCCTTGTTGCGCTCTGCCGTTGTGTTTACCTACACAAACTGTGCGTCAGAAGAAAAGTACTTAGGAttctaaattaaaattttaaacttgCTCAGTTATGTCTTTCCGTGGAACCAGGAACCGAAACCTTCCCAAAAACCTCTCTAGCTACAgtttagaccccccccccccctcccactccACATAACAATTTTCAACACACGTGCCAGCTGCCACCACCATCATTTCAAACTGTGCAACGAGTTTGCCTAGGACGATGTGCTGTGTCATCGCATCTTGGAGTATTACTATTCTGGGTCAGCGTGGCTCGAGCATATGTCAAAAGAACTAGGGCAGACATATTAGATCAGATAATACACGGCCATGGtcaatacaatacatgtattttagctGATCCGGTAGTCGGTGTCTGTTTACTTTCGTCCATTGTGGAAAGTCATTTCGACTGAGCTGCGCATGGTCACTGTCGAACAGCGGACAACACTATTTAACAAGTGGCGCGAAATCGAATCGTATGCGTGAATACGATAATGTCGTCTGCTACTGATGCACTTCGGCCTGGTCTGGTGTTTGCTACGTTAGCGGGGGCGGCAGTTGTGAAGTATTCATTAGCAGCTTTCGTACGATGGAGACATTCACAGAAGTTCAAGCTTGTCGGACAGGTGACATCTCTGACAATGTTCCCAGTGAAATCCTGTTCGGGATACAGCGTCCAGAGTGCGGAATGTACTCGCTTAGGACTGCGGCAGTCGGAAGTGACTGACAGGTAGTATCCACTGGTATGTTCGGGAGGCCGAGCGCTCGTGaataatttgactggtaccatcatctTCTATTACATCGCATTTATGTAACGTTAGGCGCAAAACCAGTCTGGCAAGAGGCCGCGATCGCTCGCCCTCCTGAACATGTCTCTATCGTATCTCACTATGTGTTATGATAAAGCAACGAGTCGCAAAAGGTCAATGAATCCCAGTTTAAGAATGGTTAGATGGCTAtcagttgggggtggggtggggtggcgggGGCGGAGTATAGCGGTCACCCTTAAGGTGCGATGGATTGTAGGATCGATTCCACTTTGAAGACCCAttggtaccccccccccccccccccccccccacacacactcccGCCGTCCTCCCCATCCCAGCCAAATGCTCCACGATTGGTATACTAAACGGTGataagtcttgtcttgtctgtgggaatatAAAACGTCATGTTGCTTTTTGGTaggagtagtctatgtggcggcagcaatcacacactcacaaacacgcacgcacatacattgactctgtttctctcttgtcgcgcacgcacatacacacataccgacacacacacacacacacacacacacaaaagtgcTATGCACCAAAAGTGCCAAAAGAACCTCCACATTAAATCTGTCTTAGTTCTGTaactgtttaaatttaaaatatctgtAGACAATATAGTAGTTGGTATGTGAATATAATCGTTTAAATGTAGTTACATATActaaataataaagtatataGACGTCTGTTTTATTTGAGAATTTTCATCTGTTTTCCCGATGCTTTGGTATAGATTTTCTCAACCTCTTTCTTGAACAGACATTTTCTGGTAATTAAGCCCAACGGCGAGTTTCTGCATCAGCGAGTACAGCCGAGGATGGCCCTAATTAAAGTATCACCATGCGGAGACCAGCTAGAAATCAATGCTCCAGGAATGCCGCCGATTAAGGTGTCGAAAGACCAGCTAATCGATAAGTCAAAAGTGAAACCATGCAGGTACGTATGTATAAACTTGTAACCATAATAAGGAAAAGTGGGATTCAGTagcggaaagaaagaaagaaagaattgttttatttaatgatgcactcaacagaAACTCAGTGGCGGATTCAGGGGTTTGTTTTAGGAATAATgtacaactttttaaaaacataaataattgcACAACACCCAGCCAATCTATATATTaagacacacccccccccccccccccccacacacacctctaAGACACCTTAAAAAATATCAACTGATTATATACGTTCGATAAATATTGGATTTAGGGGGAACTTCGGAAGATGTGGGGAGGGCATACAATTGGATTGGcatcatttattaaattaaatcaaatcaaatcaaattcaAGATATATTATCGCTAAAATAACTATTTGCTAAggccaaataaaacaatatgtatggtTTTGGTTACATGTGGTAGactataactttaaaaaacatatatattccaAAAATCTGTCAAACTGGTCTTGGCAAAGAGCAAGGTAACTTTTCAAACAAATGCTGTGTCCTCTCACTGTTTTCAATATTAGGGCCCCGTTTTATAACCGATGTTAGTGCTAATATCACCTTAGGTGCATAAATACCTTGTACTTATATTGATCTtaatgctaagatcactttgtaaaacggggcccagtAGGCCAAAAACAGTTCATGGTCGAAGAAAATAGCGAAACATATTAGGGTCGGTTGTGTAACCGGAATCACAcgtattttttatttggcctaatTATCATCACATTATCATCACTCGTCAGGGTGTGGGCTGCGAATCTGGAGGGCTTGGACTGTGGTGATGAGGTCGCCGAATGGTTCAGTACATTCCTCAATATGTCCGGACTCCGCCTGTTGTACTCCGCACCGGGCTTGACAAAAAAAGACATGACTGAAGTTACATACAAACCGTGGGGCAATCCTTCTGTAACTGGGGATATGGTaagtttctttattatttattatataaagccATCACATAACAGAGATCCAACCACAAAGTGGATTTTTGGTTTAAGAAATTGATGTGTCACCGTAAAAAAAAGTTAGTACATTTATAACGTATAACACATGGTGTTTTCTAAATGCATTGTTAACTACGAACttgattttaattaataattcattatCCATACAATaactcaaattaaaaacttgttttatttgcatttaaacTATGACTGATCAACTAGAGATACTAAGTTGTCTCTCTTTCATATTTCTGTTATTACTTATTAACTCATTCTCGTTACAACTATTTAGTTATCAAACTACTGCCGTCCCGACCGGTTTTTGGTTTCACCGGTCAACATCACCACGGGCCGGAAgattgtttgtctgtctgtctggatcGGCAATTATTTGACGTTTATATTCACAAAAGGTTAAAATTTTGATTCGAGCCAGCAAAATGCATGTGTGGTTTTTCGGACCGAATGTCCGGCAGAAATTTCACCTAATTTCGACCCCTTAACCCATAATAATACATGACTAGTTTTATGCAGTCCAtgtgaaaactgaaaaaaaaacccgagcAACTTATGTGACGCCGCCGTAagtgacgtgtgtgtgtgtgtgtgtgtgtgtgtgtgtgtgtgtgtgtgttctccCCTCTCTATATATTCACAGTTAGACacattagacaccaaatagctgtattaGAAAATGTGCttggatgtcgttaaacaaagattCCTATTCAATATTTGTCAACAATCCGTCGTGGACACTGTACTATGTATTTTAATTCCTTGATACAGGCAGCATACAGTGATTTCGGAGGTTGTCTCATCTTGTGTTTGTTTGATACAGGCAGCATACAGTAATTTCGGAGGTTGTCTCATCTTGTGTTTGCTTGATACAGGCGGCATACAGTGATTTCGGAGGTTGTCTCATCGTGTGTTTGCTTGATACAGGCGGCATACAGTGATTTCGGAGGTTTTCTCATCTTGTGTTTGCTTGATACAGGCAGCATACAGTTATTTCGGAGGTTGTCTCATCTTGTGTTTGCTTGATACAGGCGGCATACAGTGATTTCGGAGGTTATCTCATCATGTGTTTGCTTGATACAGGCGGCATACAGTAATTTTGGAGGTTATCTCATCTTGTGTTTGCTTGATACTGGCGGCATACAGTGATTTTAGAGGTTGTCTCATCTTGTGTTTGCTTGATACAGGCGGCATACAGTGATTTTAGAGGTTATCTCATCTTGTGTTTGCTTGATACATGCGGCATACAGTGATTTTAGAGGTGTCTCATCTTGTGTTTGCTTGATACAGACGACATACAGTGATTTCGATGGTTATCTCATCTTGTGTTTGCTTGATACAGG
This DNA window, taken from Gigantopelta aegis isolate Gae_Host chromosome 4, Gae_host_genome, whole genome shotgun sequence, encodes the following:
- the LOC121371507 gene encoding mitochondrial amidoxime reducing component 2-like, with amino-acid sequence MSSATDALRPGLVFATLAGAAVVKYSLAAFVRWRHSQKFKLVGQVTSLTMFPVKSCSGYSVQSAECTRLGLRQSEVTDRHFLVIKPNGEFLHQRVQPRMALIKVSPCGDQLEINAPGMPPIKVSKDQLIDKSKVKPCRVWAANLEGLDCGDEVAEWFSTFLNMSGLRLLYSAPGLTKKDMTEVTYKPWGNPSVTGDMAAYSDFGGYLIVSENSVHDLNRRLSSPVTFRNFRPNIVVRTDAAFQEDTWLEIKVGDTVRMRMLDYCTRCTMTTVDPELGVKSSDGEPLKTLKSFRCFAPYGTFPCFGVNATVDVTGPVRIGDPVYAIQRPVFTELQDA